The following proteins are co-located in the Periplaneta americana isolate PAMFEO1 chromosome 12, P.americana_PAMFEO1_priV1, whole genome shotgun sequence genome:
- the Amacr gene encoding alpha-methylacyl-CoA racemase, producing MPLKGIRVIEMGGLAPAPFCGMVLGDFGANVIRVDRVDGGSPPDCLSNGKKSLALNVKHPKGVTILRRLCKNSDVLIEPYRKGVMEKLGLGPKVLLEDNPKLIYARLTGFGQHGKYSNMAGHDINYVATSGLLSLFGRRGEKPTVPLNIVADFGGGGMLCAFGIVLALMERSKSGLGQVVDNNMVEGAAYLGSWLYRSQMEPYWGNPRGENMLDSGAPFYDTYETKDGKYMAVGALEPQFYSQFLQGLGLSEEDVPQLSNFEEHKELFSKIFKEKTQKEWCEVYDGTDACVTPVLSLLEAPKHPHNEERHSFVTTADTLIPAPAAAPGLSRTPPLTKATEPKPDLGQHTAEILLENKYTAQEIKQLEAENVIFTNRSKL from the exons ATGCCTCTGAAAGGTATACGTGTTATTGAAATGGGAGGTCTAGCACCTGCTCCATTCTGTGGTATGGTGCTGGGAGATTTCGGTGCAAATGTCATCAGAGTAGACAGA GTTGATGGAGGATCACCCCCGGATTGTTTATCCAATGGAAAAAAGTCACTGGCTCTTAATGTGAAGCATCCGAAAGGTGTGACTATACTGCGCAGACTATGCAAGAACTCAGATGTGTTAATAGAACCATACAGAAAGG gagTAATGGAGAAATTGGGACTCGGGCCAAAAGTTTTACTAGAGGATAATCCCAAATTAATATATGCTAGATTAACAGGATTTGGCCAGCATGGAAAATACTCAAATATGGCTGGTCATGATATAAATTATGTAGCTACTTCTG gaTTGCTGTCTCTATTTGGACGCAGAGGTGAAAAACCAACTGTACCACTCAACATAGTAGCTGATTTTGGAGGCGGGGGTATGCTCTGTGCCTTTGGTATTGTGTTAGCATTAATGGAAAGATCCAAATCAGGTCTTGGACAAGTTGTGGATAACAACATGGTTGAAGGAGCAGCGTATCTTGGGAGTTGGCTGTATCGTTCACAAATGGAACCTTACTGGGGAAATCCAAGAGGAGAGAATAT GTTGGACAGCGGTGCACCATTTTACGATACATATGAAACAAAAGACGGCAAATACATGGCTGTAGGAGCTTTAGAACCACAATTTTACTCTCAATTTCTGCAAGGTTTGGGTCTCTCAGAGGAAGATGTGCCACAGCTATCAAATTTTGAAGAACACAAAGAACTGTTCTCAaagatatttaaagaaaaaactcAGAAAGAATGGTGTGAAGTGTATGACGGAACTGATGCTTGTGTAACACCTGTACTTTCATTGCTAGAAGCTCCAAAGCATCCTCATAATGAAGAAAGGCATTCATTTGTCACAACAGCAGATACTCTCATTCCTGCACCAGCAGCTGCTCCTGGTCTTAGCAGGACGCCACCTCTTACCAAAGCTACAGAACCAAAACCTGACCTGGGTCAACATACTGCAGAGATACTTCTAGAAAACAAATATACAGCACAGGAAATTAAACAATTAGAAGCTGagaatgtcatatttacaaacagGTCGAAGCTTTAA